The nucleotide sequence TCTTGTTGGTTTGCCACAACTTGGACAAACTACCATTACTTTGCTTGCATGTATTGCAGAAGGTTGTTCTATTATTCCGCCTTCTCTTAATTCTTGAGTTGGTCTTTGGTGTTTCTTAACAATATTAACATTTTCAACAATTATTTTATTTAATTTAGGTATTACTCTTAAAATTTTTCCTTCTTTTCCTTTATCTTTTCCAGAAATAACTTTAACTAAATCGCCTTTCTTCACTTTCATGCTCTCACCTCACCATACTTCTTGTGCAAGAGATGCTATTTTTGTGTAACCTGCTTCTCTCACTTCTCTAGCGATTGGACCAAAAACACGAGTACCTACAGGCATATTGTTTTTATCTATTAAAACAGCAGCATTTTCATCAAATCTAATATGAGAACCATCTTTTCTTTTGATTTCTTTACTTGTTCTAACAACAACTGCTTTAACAACTTGTCCCTTTTTTATATCTGTATGAGGGATAGCTTCTCTAACAGAACAAACCACAACATCTCCAACAGTACCTACTGATTTATGAAATCCACCTAATACTCTAATTACTCTTAATACTTTTGCACCTGAGTTATCTGCTGCTCTTAAATAACTTTCAGCTTGGATCATTATTCGTCACCCCCAAGTTCTTCCACTGTTTCGGGTGTTTCATTATTTTTTTCCGCAAAAATATTCTTTTCAACAATTCTTACAACTTTCCATGTTTTTGTTTTTGAATATGGTCTTGTTTCTTCAATTTCTACAATATCTCCTAAACCACATTCGTTATTTTCGTCATGAGCATGGAATTTTTTTGATTTTTTAACAAATTTTTTATATATAGGATGTTTTATTTTTCTTTCAACTAAAACTGTAACTGTTTTATCCATTTTGTCACTAACAACTTCTCCAATTAACGTTTTCTTGGGCATTACTCATTACCTCCTTATACCCAATTCCCTTTGTCTGAGAATTGTTTTTATTCTAGCTATATCTCTTCTTACCATTTTTATGGAAGCAGTATTTTTTATTTGACCTAATTCATGTTGGAATCTCATTTCAAATAACTTTTTCTTTGCTTCTTCTAATTTTGTTTTTAATTCATCATCTGTTAAGTTGATTAATTCTGCTACTTGTTTTTTCATTTTGCTTCCCCCCTTATATGGTACCTGGGTACTATTTTAGTCTTAATTGGTAATTTTGTTGCAGCATATAATAAAGCTTCTTTTGCTAATTCATCTGTTGTTCCAGCAATTTCAAATAAAACTTTTCCTGGTTTTACTACTGCTGTCCAACCTTCTACATCACCTTTACCTTTACCCATTCTTGTTCCAATTCCTTTAGAAGTAATTGGTTTATCTGGGAATATTTTTATCCATATTTTACCATTTCTTTTTAATGTTCTAACCATAGCTAACCTACATGCTTCAATTTGTTGAGAAGTTATTAATGCTGGTTCTAATGCTTTTAAACCCCAATCGCCAAAGTCTACTAAAGTACCACCTTTGGCATTGCCCTTCATTTTTCCTCTTTGAATCTTTCTATATTTATATCTTTTTGGCATTAACATTTACATCACGCCCTCCTTTAGTTCATAACTGAGTGTCGCCTTTATAAACCCAAACTTTGATTCCGATTGTTCCAGACAATGTTTGTGCTTCAGCAGTTCCATAATCAATATCGGATCTTAATGTTTGTAAAGGTAATCTTCCTTCCATATACCATTCTGTTCTAGCAATTTCAGCACCGTTTAATCTTCCTGAAACCATTATTTTAATTCCTTTAGCGCCTTTCTTTAATGCAGCAGAAATTGCTCTTTTCATTGCTCTTTTATATGAAGCTCTCTTTAAAATTTGCGCAGCAATATTTTCTGCAATTAATACCGCTTCTGTTTGAGGATTCTTTATTTCATCAATATTTATTCTTACATTTCTATCATTAACTATTGATTCTATTTCATTTTTTAAATCTTGAATTTCTGCACCTTTTCTTCCTATAATAATACCAACTCTAACTGCTTTAATTGTTATATTAATTTGTGTTGAAGAAGGTCTTTCAATTAAAATATCTCCAATACCTGCTTCAAAATATTTATTCTTAATATAATTTCTTATTTTTAAATCTTCTTCTAAAAATTCTGCATAATTTTGATCACTAAACCAGTTAGCCTTCCAAGGTTTGGAAATTCCTAACCTAAATCCATATGGATGTACTTTTTGACCCACGGATATTCCACCTCACTTCTGAGATTTTAACTCTTTTTCTTTTTCTCTGTCTCTAACTACAACAGTAATATGTGATAATCTTTTTTGTAAGATATCAGCTCTACCTCTACCTCTTGCCCACAATCTTTTCATTCTTGGACCATCATTTACATATACTTCAGCAACATATAAGTTATCTGCATCTAATCCAAAATTATTTTCTGCATTTGCAATTGCCGAAACTAATACTTTATATGTTAATCTTGCAGCTTTTTTAGGACTAAACATTAATATTTGTAATGCTTCATCAACATTTTTACCCCTAATTGCATTTACAACTGATCTTGCTTTTCTTGGAGAAATTCTTAAAAATTTTGCAGTAGCTTTTGCTTCAATTTTTGGCTGTGCTGCTTCAGCTTCTTTTCTTAATTTATGAAAAACAGATCTTTTCAATCTTTTACCATCTTGAACTCTTGATACAGCCATGATTATGTCCCTCCTCATTTCACCTTACCTTTTTTAGCCTTTTTGTCAGCATGACCACCAAATCTTCTTGTTGGTGCAAACTCACCTAATCTATGTCCAATCATATGTTCTGTTATATAAACAGGTATATGTTTCATACCATTATGTACAGCTATTGTATGTCCAATCATTTCAGGTAATATCATTGAAGCTCTGCTCCATGTTTTAATTACCTTTTTTTCACCTTTTTCATTTAATTCTCTTATTTTTTTCAACAGACTTGGGTGTACATAAGGCCCTTTTTTCAATGATCTACTCACTAACAGCACCCCCTAGGTTACTTTTTTCTTCTTCTTACTATAAATTTATCTGATTTTCTCTTACCACGTCTTGTCTTGTATCCTTTTGCAGGTGTTCCCCAAGGACTTTGTGGTATATGACCTTTACTTGCACCTTCACCACCACCCATTGGGTGATCAACTGGGTTCATAGCCATACCTCTAACATGTGGTCTTTTACCCAACCATCTTGTTCTACCTGCTTTACCAAATACTTCATTTATATGATCTTCATTTCCTACCATTCCAACTGTTGCCATACATTTTACGTGAACTCTTCTCAATTCACTTGAAGGCATTCTTAATAATGCATAATTCCCTTCTTTAGCCATTAATTGTGCATATGTTCCTGCGGATCTAGCAATTTTTGCACCTTTTCCAGGTTCAAATTCTATATTATGAACAATTGTACCTACAGGAATTTTTTCTAATGGTAATGCGTTACCAGGTTTAATTTCCGCATTAGGACCTGATAATAATTCTTCTCCAACTTTTACACCTTTAGGAGCTAAGATATATCTTTTTTCTCCATCAGCATATACTAATAATGCTATTCTCGCACTTCTATTTGGATCGTATTCTATAGAAACTACTTTTGCAGGTACGTCAAATTTTTCTCTTTTAAAATCAATAATTCTGTATCTTCTTTTATGTCCACCACCTCTGTGTCTCATTGTTACTCTACCGTATGAATTTCTTCCACCGGACTTTTTGAGAGGTTGAATCAAAGATTTTTCTGGAGTGGACTTTGTAATTTCTGAAAAATCAGTAATTATCATAAATCTCCTTGAAGGAGTTATCGGTTTGAATTTCTTAAGACCCATTATTGCTCACCTCTCCTTATAAATTACCTTGAAGCTCTTTGATAACATATCCTTCAGCTAATTTAACAATTGCTTTTTTCCAGGATCTTGTTTTACCTTCGAATCTTCCTAATCTCTTTGGTTTAGGTTTAACATTCATCACAAATACTTTTTCTACTTTTACATTAAATATATCCTCAACAGCTTTTTTAATTTCTGGTTTTGTCGCATCTTTTGCAACTTCAAATGTATATTTATTTTCGCCCATTAAAATATATGTTTTTTCTGTGAGGATCGGCCTTAAAATTACATCATATTTGAATTCTTTTCTATCCATTAGCCGAGCACCTCCTCGATTTTTGCAACAGTGTCTTTTGTAAGGATTACTTTTTCATTATTTATAATATCAAAAACATTTAATCCATCTACATTTGTTTTATTTCCATTTTTTCCTTGATTTGGATTATCAGCTATAATAACTTTAACGCCAGGAATATTTCTTGCTGATAATTTTACATTAATATATTCATCCTTTTTCCAAGGTAACACAACTAAAGTTTTTGTATTTTCGAATCCAAAATTCTTTAAAACTTCTTTCATTGATTTTGTTCTTGGTTTATCAAAAGTTAAGTCATCAACAACAATCAAATTATTTTCTTTCACTCTAACGCTTAAAGCAGACTTTAAAGCTAATTTTTTCATCTTTTTTGTTAAACTTTTTGACCAATCTCTTGGTTTTGGTCCAAAAGTCACTCCACCATGTCTCCATAATGGTGATCTAGTTGAACCTGCTCTTGCTCTACCTGTATGTTTTTGAGCCCATGGTTTTCTTCCTCCACCTCTAACTTCAGCTCTTGTTTTTGTAGAGGCAGTTCCACTTCTTCTGTTTGTTAATTGCATATCGACATATCTGTATAATACATCTAAATTTGGTTCAATTGAAAAAATAGAATCTTTAACTTCTATAGTTCCAATCTTCTCACCTTTAACTGAATAAAGGTCTAATTGAGCCATTTTACTTACCTCCTATTCTTCATTTTCGGGGCTTACTTTTTGATTGCTTCTCTTATTATTAATAATCCACCCCTCGCACCTGGAACTCCACCTTTAACTGCTATTAAGTTATTTTCTTTATCAATTTTTACAACTTCTGAATTCAATATTGTAACTCTTTCATTTCCATAATGCCCGAACATCTTTTTTCCTTTGAAAACTTTTGCAGGTTCTGTATGGTTACCTGTTGAACCTAAAGCTCTATGGAATTTAGAACCATGTGTTTTTCTTCCTCCACCAAAATTCCATCTTTTAATTACACCAGTATAACCTCTACCTTTTGACCAACCTGTAACATCAATTTTATCTCCTTCTTCAAAAACAGTTACATCGATAACTTGACCAATTTCATATGAATCCACATCTTCTACTTTAAACTCTTTTAATACTCTCATTGGTTTTAATCCTGCTTTTTTGAAAATTCCAAGTTTTGGTTTATTTACTTTATATTCTTTCATTTCTTCAAAACCAACTTGAATTGCAGTGTAACCATCTTTTTCTTCTGTTTTCTTTTGCACTACAACACATGGCCCAGCCTTTACAACTGTGACCGGGATGGCTTTACCATCTTTATAAACTCTTGTCATACCTACTTTTCTTCCTAAAATACCCTTCATGCTTATTCACCTCCAGAGCCCGATCAAAAAATTAAGCCTTCATATCTACTGATACACCTGATGGTAATTGTATCTTTAATAATTGAGTTACAGTTTCTTGAGTTGCATCGTAAATATAAATAACTCTTTTATGTACTCTTTTTTCAAATTGTTCTCTTGAATAATTGTATTTATGTGGTGATCTAATTACTGAATAAATTGTTTTTTCTGTTGGTAATGGAATAGGACCAGATACTTTTGCATTACTTTGTTTAACAGCATCTATGATCTTTTGAGCAGATTCATCTAATAATCTATGATCATATGATTTTAATCTTATTTTGATTAATTTTTTTGCCATACAAACCCTCCTTTAAGCATTTAGCAAAGGGAGCGTGGAAGCTCCCCGATTTTATATTTTATAGCAAATACTTTGCAAAAAGATTTTATTATTCTATTATTTCTGTAACAACACCAGCACCTACTGTTCTTCCGCCTTCACGAACAGCAAATCTCATGTTCTTTTCTAAAGCTACTGGGTAAATTAATTCAACTGTTGCTGTGATGTGGTCACCAGGCATTACCATTTCTGCTCCACCATCAAATTCTACTAATGTACCTGTAACATCAGCAACTTTAATGTAGAATTGTGGTCTGTAACCTTTCTTGAATGGTGTATGTCTTCCACCTTCTTCTTTCTTTAATACATAAATTTGAGCTTTGAATTTTTTGTGTGGTGTAATTGAACCTGGTTTTGCTAATACTTGACCTCTCCATACTTCATCTTTATCAATACCTCTTAATAAACAACCAACGTTATCACCAGCGATACCTTCATCTAATAATTTTCTGAACATTTCAACACCAGTTACAACTGTTTTTCTAATTTCATCTGTCATACCTACGATTTCAACTTCATCTCCTGGGTGAATAGCACCTCTTTCGATTCTTCCTGTAACAACTGTACCCCTACCTGTGATTGAGAATACGTCTTCAATTGGCATTAAGAATGGTTGATCTACTGGTCTTGCTGGTTCTGGGAAGTAACTATCTACTGCATCCATTAATTCATATATTTTTTGTACCCATGGATCATCTTGTGAATCTGCTTCTAATGCTTTTAATGCTGAACCTTTAATTACAGGAACTTCGTCTCCTGGGAATTCGTATTGGTTTAATAATTCTCTTACTTCCATTTCAACTAATTCGATAATTTCTTCATCATCAACCATATCTGTTTTATTAATGAAAACAACAATTGCAGGAACGTTAACTTGTCTTGATAATAATACGTGTTCTCTTGTTTGTGGCATAACACCGTCTGTTGCTGCAACAACTAAGATAGCACCATCCATTTGTGCAGCACCTGTAATCATGTTTTTAATGTAGTCAGCGTGACCTGGACAGTCAATATGTGCATAGTGTCTGTTATCTGTTTCGTATTCAACGTGTGATACATTAATTGTAATACCTCTAGCTTTTTCTTCTGGAGCTTTATCGATTTGATCAAATGGTGTGAAATCTGCGTACCCTTTCATTGATAATGATTTTGTAATAGCAGCTGTTAATGTTGTTTTACCGTGGTCAATATGTCCGATAGTACCGATATTCATATGTGGTTTACTTCTGACGAACTTTTCTTTTGCCATTTTCTTTTCCCTCCTCTATCTTTTGTGATGATATTATTTATTTATTATTTTTTCAGCAACTGAATTTGGAACTTCTTCATAATGAGAGAATTGAATAGATTGTGTTGCCCTACCTTGAGATAAGGATCTTAACACAGTTGCATAACCAAATAATTCTGACAATGGAACTAATGAATGAATTAATCTTGTATTTGTATTTCCAACATTTTCAAATCCTTCAATTCTTCCCCTTCTTGAATTTAAGTCAGCTATTATATCTCCCATATATTCTTCAGGTGTTGTTATATCAACTTTCATTATAGGTTCTAATAAAACTGGATTTGCTTTCTTAGCTGCATCTTTTAGTGCCATAGAACCAGCAATTTTAAATGCCATTTCTGATGAGTCAACTTCGTGATATGAACCATCATATAATGTTGCTTTGATTCCTACCATTGGATATCCAGCTAAAATACCAGATTGCATTGCTTCTTTAATACCAGCTTCAACTGCAGGAATGTATTCTTTAGGAATAACTCCACCAACAATTTTATCTTCAAATTCTAATACTTTTGTATTATCAATAGGTTCAAGTTTAATTTTTACATGACCGTATTGACCTCTACCACCTGATTGTCTGATGTATTTTGCTTCAACATCTGCTTCTCTTCTTATTGTTTCTCTATATGCAACTTGTGGTTGTCCAACTTTTACTCCTACTTTAAATTCTCTTTTTAATCTATCTACAATTATTTCTAAATGCAATTCTCCCATTCCTGAAAGAATTGTTTCTCCAGTTTCATGATCAAGTTTTACATTTAAACTTGGATCTTCTTCTGTCAATGCTTGTAAAGCTTTTGATAATTTTGCTTCATCATTTTTTGTTTCAGGTTCAATCGATAATGAGATAACTGGTTCTGGGAATTCTAATTTTTCTAATACTATTTCTTCGGATTCTTCAGTTAAGGTATCTCCTGTTGTTGTATTTTTTAAACCTACGATAGCTACAATATCCCCAGCTCTGATGTAATCTACTTCTTCTCTTTGATCTGAATGCATAAACATTAATCTTGAAACTCTTTCTTTTTTACCTTTAGTTGAATTTTTTACATAACTTCCCTTTTCTAATTTACCAGAATATACCCTAGCAAATGTTAATTTACCAACAAATGGATCTACCATAATCTTAAATGCTAATGCAACAAATGGACCATTTTCATCTGGATGTAATTCTTTTACGAATTCTCCACTTCTTTCATCATATGCCTTAACAGGCGGTAAATCTAAAGGAGATGGCAAATAATCAACAATTGCATCTAATACTGGTTGAACACCTTTGTTTTTAAACGATGTCCCACAAACCACTGGTACAAATGCACTTTCAATTGTTCCTTTTCTTATAGCAGCTTTTATTTTATCTTCTGGAATATCTTCCCCTTCAAAGAATAATTCCATTATTTCTTCGTCATATTCAGAAATAGCAGTAATTAAATCTTCTCTGTATTGATCAGCCTTTTCTTTTAAATCTTCAGGAATATCCCCATATTCAAATTGAGTTC is from Marinitoga sp. 38H-ov and encodes:
- the tuf gene encoding elongation factor Tu; translation: MAKEKFVRSKPHMNIGTIGHIDHGKTTLTAAITKSLSMKGYADFTPFDQIDKAPEEKARGITINVSHVEYETDNRHYAHIDCPGHADYIKNMITGAAQMDGAILVVAATDGVMPQTREHVLLSRQVNVPAIVVFINKTDMVDDEEIIELVEMEVRELLNQYEFPGDEVPVIKGSALKALEADSQDDPWVQKIYELMDAVDSYFPEPARPVDQPFLMPIEDVFSITGRGTVVTGRIERGAIHPGDEVEIVGMTDEIRKTVVTGVEMFRKLLDEGIAGDNVGCLLRGIDKDEVWRGQVLAKPGSITPHKKFKAQIYVLKKEEGGRHTPFKKGYRPQFYIKVADVTGTLVEFDGGAEMVMPGDHITATVELIYPVALEKNMRFAVREGGRTVGAGVVTEIIE
- the rpmC gene encoding 50S ribosomal protein L29 — encoded protein: MKKQVAELINLTDDELKTKLEEAKKKLFEMRFQHELGQIKNTASIKMVRRDIARIKTILRQRELGIRR
- the rpsJ gene encoding 30S ribosomal protein S10, producing MAKKLIKIRLKSYDHRLLDESAQKIIDAVKQSNAKVSGPIPLPTEKTIYSVIRSPHKYNYSREQFEKRVHKRVIYIYDATQETVTQLLKIQLPSGVSVDMKA
- the rpsQ gene encoding 30S ribosomal protein S17; protein product: MPKKTLIGEVVSDKMDKTVTVLVERKIKHPIYKKFVKKSKKFHAHDENNECGLGDIVEIEETRPYSKTKTWKVVRIVEKNIFAEKNNETPETVEELGGDE
- the rplV gene encoding 50S ribosomal protein L22, with the translated sequence MAVSRVQDGKRLKRSVFHKLRKEAEAAQPKIEAKATAKFLRISPRKARSVVNAIRGKNVDEALQILMFSPKKAARLTYKVLVSAIANAENNFGLDADNLYVAEVYVNDGPRMKRLWARGRGRADILQKRLSHITVVVRDREKEKELKSQK
- the fusA gene encoding elongation factor G; this encodes MKERLYPLNKTRNIGIIAHIDAGKTTTTERILFYTGKKHKLGSVDDGTATMDWMEQEKERGITITSAATTCFWKDHRINIIDTPGHVDFTVEVERALRVLDGAVAVFDAQVGVEPQSETVWRQADRYNVPRIAYMNKMDKLGADFFNAVQSMVDKLGTNPLPIQIPIGAEADFEGVVDLVKMKAIYWTNEDGTQFEYGDIPEDLKEKADQYREDLITAISEYDEEIMELFFEGEDIPEDKIKAAIRKGTIESAFVPVVCGTSFKNKGVQPVLDAIVDYLPSPLDLPPVKAYDERSGEFVKELHPDENGPFVALAFKIMVDPFVGKLTFARVYSGKLEKGSYVKNSTKGKKERVSRLMFMHSDQREEVDYIRAGDIVAIVGLKNTTTGDTLTEESEEIVLEKLEFPEPVISLSIEPETKNDEAKLSKALQALTEEDPSLNVKLDHETGETILSGMGELHLEIIVDRLKREFKVGVKVGQPQVAYRETIRREADVEAKYIRQSGGRGQYGHVKIKLEPIDNTKVLEFEDKIVGGVIPKEYIPAVEAGIKEAMQSGILAGYPMVGIKATLYDGSYHEVDSSEMAFKIAGSMALKDAAKKANPVLLEPIMKVDITTPEEYMGDIIADLNSRRGRIEGFENVGNTNTRLIHSLVPLSELFGYATVLRSLSQGRATQSIQFSHYEEVPNSVAEKIINK
- the rpsC gene encoding 30S ribosomal protein S3; this translates as MGQKVHPYGFRLGISKPWKANWFSDQNYAEFLEEDLKIRNYIKNKYFEAGIGDILIERPSSTQINITIKAVRVGIIIGRKGAEIQDLKNEIESIVNDRNVRINIDEIKNPQTEAVLIAENIAAQILKRASYKRAMKRAISAALKKGAKGIKIMVSGRLNGAEIARTEWYMEGRLPLQTLRSDIDYGTAEAQTLSGTIGIKVWVYKGDTQL
- the rplB gene encoding 50S ribosomal protein L2, whose protein sequence is MGLKKFKPITPSRRFMIITDFSEITKSTPEKSLIQPLKKSGGRNSYGRVTMRHRGGGHKRRYRIIDFKREKFDVPAKVVSIEYDPNRSARIALLVYADGEKRYILAPKGVKVGEELLSGPNAEIKPGNALPLEKIPVGTIVHNIEFEPGKGAKIARSAGTYAQLMAKEGNYALLRMPSSELRRVHVKCMATVGMVGNEDHINEVFGKAGRTRWLGKRPHVRGMAMNPVDHPMGGGEGASKGHIPQSPWGTPAKGYKTRRGKRKSDKFIVRRRKK
- the rplP gene encoding 50S ribosomal protein L16, translated to MLMPKRYKYRKIQRGKMKGNAKGGTLVDFGDWGLKALEPALITSQQIEACRLAMVRTLKRNGKIWIKIFPDKPITSKGIGTRMGKGKGDVEGWTAVVKPGKVLFEIAGTTDELAKEALLYAATKLPIKTKIVPRYHIRGEAK
- the rplN gene encoding 50S ribosomal protein L14, whose translation is MIQAESYLRAADNSGAKVLRVIRVLGGFHKSVGTVGDVVVCSVREAIPHTDIKKGQVVKAVVVRTSKEIKRKDGSHIRFDENAAVLIDKNNMPVGTRVFGPIAREVREAGYTKIASLAQEVW
- the rplW gene encoding 50S ribosomal protein L23 is translated as MDRKEFKYDVILRPILTEKTYILMGENKYTFEVAKDATKPEIKKAVEDIFNVKVEKVFVMNVKPKPKRLGRFEGKTRSWKKAIVKLAEGYVIKELQGNL
- the rpsS gene encoding 30S ribosomal protein S19, with product MSRSLKKGPYVHPSLLKKIRELNEKGEKKVIKTWSRASMILPEMIGHTIAVHNGMKHIPVYITEHMIGHRLGEFAPTRRFGGHADKKAKKGKVK
- the rplX gene encoding 50S ribosomal protein L24; amino-acid sequence: MKVKKGDLVKVISGKDKGKEGKILRVIPKLNKIIVENVNIVKKHQRPTQELREGGIIEQPSAIHASKVMVVCPSCGKPTRVGYRFLEEGKKVRICRKCNEIIDKV
- the rplD gene encoding 50S ribosomal protein L4, with translation MAQLDLYSVKGEKIGTIEVKDSIFSIEPNLDVLYRYVDMQLTNRRSGTASTKTRAEVRGGGRKPWAQKHTGRARAGSTRSPLWRHGGVTFGPKPRDWSKSLTKKMKKLALKSALSVRVKENNLIVVDDLTFDKPRTKSMKEVLKNFGFENTKTLVVLPWKKDEYINVKLSARNIPGVKVIIADNPNQGKNGNKTNVDGLNVFDIINNEKVILTKDTVAKIEEVLG
- the rplC gene encoding 50S ribosomal protein L3; the protein is MKGILGRKVGMTRVYKDGKAIPVTVVKAGPCVVVQKKTEEKDGYTAIQVGFEEMKEYKVNKPKLGIFKKAGLKPMRVLKEFKVEDVDSYEIGQVIDVTVFEEGDKIDVTGWSKGRGYTGVIKRWNFGGGRKTHGSKFHRALGSTGNHTEPAKVFKGKKMFGHYGNERVTILNSEVVKIDKENNLIAVKGGVPGARGGLLIIREAIKK